GAAGCCGAACTGGAGGCGGCCTACACCCCGCAGCAGCGGGCGGTGGTTCGCGAGTGGTTGAGCGGAGTTTCCGCGGCCTGCCACTGATCGCACGCGGAATTCGCGTCGAATGGCAAGTGTGTTTCCACGGCGTGGGAAATGTGGGCGGTAAAGGATCGGCGTGATTCGAACCCTTCGGGGGGAGGCGGGCGGCGACTTACGGTTCCGGGCACCAACTCCCGTGAGGAACGTGCCGATGAGTTTCCTGAGTCAACCCCTATGCGGCGATTGGCTGTTTTTCGGGCTCGTGCCGGGTGGGGTTGTAGGCGATTTTGGTGCGCCAGCAGGCCCAGATGATGCGCATCCAGGCGCGGCCGAGGGTGGTCGATGCGTCCGTGACTACGAACGACTGCCCGAACACCACGAAGCCATGGTCACCTGGTCGATGATCATCCTCATGTCCCGCCGCCTCGCCCGCCAACGGAAATGATCAGTTGGCGGACAGGCACTCAGACCGATGTTGTTGTTGACCGCTGATGGCGCAGGACCGATGATCGCGTTCTTCAGCGGGTCACCGCCGAGGGTAATCAGCTTCCCGACTTGGTCACCGGTTACGGTCTTGACGGTCAGGTCACCGATCGGGGCGCTGTATCCAAGACCGCGCGTGACGGCCTCGTAGGCGTACTTCTTCTGATTGTATGCGTCTTGCGCGACCTTCCCGGTATCGGTGGTGTGGGCGCTGATCTCATCGCGCAGACCGGCGTCGACCAAGCCCTGCAGGCGACCGGCGTCGACAAGATGACCTCGAGCGTGCGCGTCGTTGGGGTCTTGCCCGTAGTTGATCTCCTGCTGCAGGGAGGCTTCGATCGCGGCGGCGTTGAACTTCTGTCCCGCAACGTCGTTGGTGTCCATGAAGGAGAAGATGTTCTTCGAGCCCGTGAAGGTGTTGTTGCCCGAGGGATCGGTCCAGCTTCGGCCGTTGGCATCGGTAACCTTGAAGCCATCGTTGGTTGGATGGGTCGGATTGGTCAGGTCATCGATGTACGGCGTCATGCTGGTCGAAAGTGTTTGGACCAGCTTCGGATTCAGGTCGCCGACGGTCTTGTGATCGGTTTCGGGGATGTCGTACAGGTGCCACTTGTCGTTGCCGCCTGCGATGTGGCTCGGCGCATCGTCGCTGGAGACGAACTCCGCGAACGAGCTCATGATCGTGGCTTGACGATGCGCGTCGACCGAGCCAGGCTCGTTGTTGCCGAACGAGAACAGCTTTGACGCGCCGTCTCCGCCGTCGGTCCACTGATGGGTGAGCACGTCCTTGTAGAACTGCTCGTTGGGTTTTCCGCTGGCGTCGATCACGAGACTTTGGACGGCGGCCTTGTCGTCGCCGACAGCGTTGAACATCCCCTCGGTCAAAGCCGCTCGCGGATCCTGGCCCACCCCGTCAACGGTGAAGCTGGTCAGCTTGTTTTCTGGCTTCTGCTCGAGGCTGACCTGCGCGTCGAGGTACTTCGCACCCACGTTGAGGAC
This sequence is a window from Nocardia yunnanensis. Protein-coding genes within it:
- a CDS encoding WXG100 family type VII secretion target; the encoded protein is MLLAWLRKVNPQILEQYAAEWEQIGTGLEGVYQKYVDDVSKVNGQYWEGQAADAAHNRASGDLKTVQALVDKLNGMAAQARTGASLISEPLRKARGLLDECHNKGWSVTPMLAVIGSGDVHALAQMNKDLTAAYNAVVAADLAVYDALQLTRSSLSVAFTSGASLGGEQGKNDGKHLVTDPSHMTDAELQRLIDAGTLTDDQLTALHNGDTVNIPVSQMDYLNQLSRSLDDKSPAEIQAILDKLPPNAQKALENSLQLVSTPTVTTAIKGDPSIPDHGGQNLLPKKIEQSLTRPDLVDFGWNTAGGLSNVTTGEVKLNGVKDNQIIAKIAGGSDPRYRAGSDLDKQVLNVGAKYLDAQVSLEQKPENKLTSFTVDGVGQDPRAALTEGMFNAVGDDKAAVQSLVIDASGKPNEQFYKDVLTHQWTDGGDGASKLFSFGNNEPGSVDAHRQATIMSSFAEFVSSDDAPSHIAGGNDKWHLYDIPETDHKTVGDLNPKLVQTLSTSMTPYIDDLTNPTHPTNDGFKVTDANGRSWTDPSGNNTFTGSKNIFSFMDTNDVAGQKFNAAAIEASLQQEINYGQDPNDAHARGHLVDAGRLQGLVDAGLRDEISAHTTDTGKVAQDAYNQKKYAYEAVTRGLGYSAPIGDLTVKTVTGDQVGKLITLGGDPLKNAIIGPAPSAVNNNIGLSACPPTDHFRWRARRRDMRMIIDQVTMASWCSGSRS